The following are from one region of the Spodoptera frugiperda isolate SF20-4 chromosome 20, AGI-APGP_CSIRO_Sfru_2.0, whole genome shotgun sequence genome:
- the LOC118261788 gene encoding cuticle protein 19-like, with product MFLKVVLLATAITAVSAQSQEGHDYHHGHASSSQSIKQYHGKATEKHVEYYSHPKYEFAYKVEDPHTGDKKSQHESRDGDVVKGVYSLHEPDGTVRIVEYHADKKTGFNANVKREGHAKHIVPEHHH from the exons atgtttttaaAG GTTGTTCTACTCGCTACCGCGATCACTGCGGTTAGTGCACAGTCTCAAGAAGGTCACGACTACCACCATGGCCACGCCTCCTCCTCACAGAGCATCAAGCAGTACCATGGAAAAGCTACTGAAAAACACGTCGAGTACTAT TCTCACCCTAAGTACGAGTTCGCGTACAAAGTGGAGGACCCTCACACCGGTGACAAGAAGTCCCAGCATGAGTCCCGCGACGGTGACGTCGTGAAGGGCGTGTACAGTCTGCACGAGCCCGACGGTACTGTCAGGATCGTGGAGTACCACGCTGACAAGAAGACTGG attCAACGCTAACGTCAAGCGCGAGGGTCACGCCAAACACATTGTTCCTGAACACCACCACTAA
- the LOC118261744 gene encoding histidine-rich glycoprotein-like produces the protein MFFKVLCLLSVAVAVVSAHGHSSQFVHKYDGHHEPVHHGHGHHDYYTHPKFEFGYKVDDDHTGDHKSQHEHRDGDVVKGHYSLHEPDGSVRDVHYHGDHHSGFHADVKHSIHHIVLCLLSVAVAVVSAHGHSSQFVHKYDGHHEPVHHGHGHYDYYTHPKFEFGYKVDDDHTGDHKSQHEHRDGDVVKGHYSLHEPDGSVRDVHYHGDHHSGFHADVKHSIHHIVPHHHHY, from the exons ATGTTCTTCaag GTACTTTGCCTGCTATCTGTAGCTGTGGCGGTGGTCTCCGCTCACGGACACTCATCTCAGTTCGTCCACAAATACGACGGACACCACGAGCCCGTACACCACGGACATGGTCACCATGACTACTAT ACTCACCCTAAGTTCGAGTTCGGCTACAAAGTAGACGACGACCACACCGGCGACCACAAGTCGCAGCACGAGCACCGCGACGGTGACGTCGTCAAGGGCCACTACTCGCTGCACGAGCCTGACGGCTCCGTCAGGGACGTGCACTACCACGGCGACCACCACAGCGG ATTCCACGCGGACGTGAAGCACAGCATTCACCACATC GTACTTTGCCTGCTATCTGTAGCTGTGGCGGTGGTCTCCGCTCACGGGCACTCGTCCCAGTTCGTCCACAAATACGACGGACACCACGAGCCTGTACACCACGGACATGGTCACTATGACTACTAT ACTCACCCTAAGTTCGAGTTCGGCTACAAAGTAGACGACGACCACACTGGCGACCACAAGTCGCAGCACGAGCACCGCGACGGTGACGTCGTCAAGGGCCACTACTCGCTGCACGAGCCTGACGGCTCCGTCAGGGATGTGCACTACCACGGCGACCACCACAGCGG ATTCCACGCAGACGTGAAGCATAGCATTCACCACATCgttcctcatcatcatcattactaG
- the LOC118261790 gene encoding cuticle protein 19-like, with the protein MFTKAFLVTVLFAAISARPQEGHDHHHGHGHAVSSQSIKQHHGKATEKHVEYYSHPKYEFAYKVEDPHTGDKKSQHESRDGDVVKGVYSLHEPDGTVRIVEYHADKKTGFNANVKREGHAKHIVPEHHHHH; encoded by the exons atgttcacTAAG GCATTTCTAGTCACCGTCCTCTTCGCTGCGATCAGCGCGCGACCTCAAGAAGGTCACGACCACCACCACGGCCACGGTCACGCCGTCTCCTCACAGAGCATCAAACAGCACCACGGTAAAGCTACTGAAAAGCACGTCGAATACTAT TCTCACCCTAAGTACGAGTTCGCGTACAAAGTGGAGGACCCTCACACCGGTGACAAGAAGTCCCAACATGAGTCCCGCGACGGTGACGTCGTGAAGGGCGTGTACAGTCTGCACGAGCCCGACGGTACTGTCAGGATCGTGGAGTACCACGCTGACAAGAAGACTGG ATTCAATGCTAATGTGAAGCGTGAAGGTCACGCCAAACACATCGTTCCTgaacaccaccaccaccactga
- the LOC118261791 gene encoding cuticle protein 19-like, with the protein MFFKVLCVLSVAITVVSAYGHSSQFVHKYDGHHEPVYHGYGHHDYYTHPKFEFGYKVDDDHTGDHKSQHEHRDGDVVKGHYSLHEPDGSVRDVHYHGDHHSGFHADVKHSTHHIVPHHHHY; encoded by the exons ATGTTCTTTAAGGTGCTTTGTGTACTATCTGTAGCTATCACGGTGGTGTCCGCTTACGGACACTCGTCCCAGTTCGTCCACAAATACGACGGACACCACGAGCCTGTATACCACGGATATGGTCACCATGACTACTAT ACTCACCCTAAGTTCGAGTTCGGCTACAAAGTAGACGACGACCACACTGGCGACCACAAGTCGCAGCACGAGCACCGCGACGGTGACGTCGTCAAGGGCCACTACTCGCTGCACGAGCCTGACGGCTCTGTCAGGGACGTGCACTACCACGGCGACCACCACAGCGG CTTCCACGCGGACGTGAAGCACAGCACTCACCACATCGtgcctcatcatcatcattactaA